From a single Lates calcarifer isolate ASB-BC8 linkage group LG12, TLL_Latcal_v3, whole genome shotgun sequence genomic region:
- the parp3 gene encoding protein mono-ADP-ribosyltransferase PARP3 isoform X1, which yields MAPKRRAASAAKAGGKKAKEEPETSKPKDAFTSAKEALLAAGPQVKGKRKVDEHCSLSGSGEVHEDYDCMLNQTNIGHNNNKFYVIQVIKANKKYYSWNRWGRVGEVGQSKLNPCNKVEDAIKDFEKKFKDKTKNNWSDRMNFVSHAGKYTLIEVDGEQDAEIKVDSVDGKSVKVPKNVLPCTLDKATQHLIELIFSNDMFKEAMECMNLDIKKMPLGKLSKLQIAKGFEVLEEIEAAMKQKKGRARLEELSSKFFTTIPHNFGRNRPPTIDNTEIVEKKKEMLMVLADIELAQTLKSETEKAQEEMIETVPHPLDQDYNSLNCQLTLMDKDAETFKTIEKYLTATKDEYQKTKILNVWEIDRGTEGERFRENDGLENRRLLWHGTNIAVVAAILKSGLRIMPHSGGRVGRGIYFASENSKSACYVRTSKNTGVMFLNEVALGKEYTITKDNCSLRKAPAGYDSVVARGTVEPDPSKDIFITLEGKKVSVPQGKPIPQPQYAGSSFSNSEYLIYKESQCRIRYLLELHMTY from the exons ATGGCACCAAAGAGACGGGCTGCTTCTGCTGCCAAGGCTGGTGGCaagaaggccaaggaggagcCTGAGACATCAAAGCCCAAGGATGCCTTCACCTCTGCAAAAGAGGCCCTTCTGGCTGCAGGGCCACAGGTAAAAGGCAAGAGGAAGGTGGATGAGCACTGCTCACTGTCGGGCTCTGGAGAG GTACATGAGGACTATGACTGCATGCTGAATCAGACAAACATTGGACATAACAATAATAAGTTTTATGTCATTCAAGTTATTAAAGCAAACAAGAAGTACTATTCATGGAACAGATGGGGTAGGGTG GGTGAAGTGGGACAATCCAAACTCAACCCTTGTAATAAAGTTGAGGATGCCATCAAGGACTTTGAGAAAAAGTTTAAGgataaaacaaagaacaactGGAGCGATCGGATGAATTTTGTGTCCCACGCTGGGAAGTACACCCTGATTGAGGTGGATGGAGAGCAGGATGCTGAGATTAAG GTGGACAGTGTTGATGGGAAATCTGTCAAAGTCCCTAAAAACGTCCTACCTTGCACCCTCGATAAGGCTACACAGCACCTCATCGAGCTAATTTTCAGCAATGATATGTTCAAGGAGGCAATGGAATGTATGAACTTAG ACATCAAGAAGATGCCTTTGGGCAAGCTGAGTAAGCTGCAGATTGCAAAGGGCTTTGAAGTGCTAGAGGAAATTGAGGCAgccatgaaacaaaaaaaaggaagagcACGCCTGGAAGAACTTTCCTCAAAGTTCTTCACCACAATCCCACACAACTTTGGCCGGAACAGACCGCCAACCATCGACAACACAGAGATtgtggagaagaagaaagagatgcTTATG gtgctggcTGACATTGAGCTTGCCCAGACTCTGAAGTCCGAGACAGAGAAGGCTCAGGAAGAGATGATAGAGACTGTTCCTCACCCTCTAGACCAAGACTACAATTCTCTCAATTGCCAGCTCACTCTAATGGACAAAGATGCAGAAACTTTCAAG acCATAGAGAAATACCTGACAGCAACTAAAGATGAgtatcagaaaacaaaaattctTAATGTCTGGGAAATCGATCGAGGGACAGAG GGAGAGCGCTTCAGGGAGAACGATGGTCTGGAGAACCGTCGTCTGCTGTGGCATGGTACAAACATAGCGGTGGTGGCAGCCATCCTGAAGAGTGGTCTGAGGATAATGCCCCATTCAGGAGGCCGTGTTGGTCGTGGAATCTATTTTGCATCTGAAAACAGCAAGTCTGCATGTTACG TGCGCACTTCCAAAAATACCGGAGTGATGTTTCTGAATGAAGTAGCCCTCGGCAAAGAATATACTATCACCAAAGACAACTGCTCCTTGAGGAAGGCTCCTGCAGGTTATGATAGTGTAGTGGCACGAGGAACAGTGGAACCAG ATCCCTCTAAGGACATCTTCATCACTCTGGAGGGCAAGAAGGTTTCTGTGCCTCAGGGTAAGCCCATACCTCAGCCCCAGTACGCAGGGAGCAGCTTCAGCAACAGCGAATATCTCATCTACAAAGAGAGTCAGTGTCGCATTCGCTACCTGTTGGAGCTGCACATGACGTACTAA
- the gpr61l gene encoding probable G-protein coupled receptor, whose product MADKTGPLIAPVPNQSLPDLTTALWNPNPTVPADVSVVTSSQSQIKDLFGLFCMVTLNLIALLANTGVMVAIARAPHLKRFAFVCHLCAVDLLCAILLMPLGIISSSPFFGTVVFTVLECQVYIFLNVFLICLSILTITAISVERYFYIVHPMRYEVKMTINLAIGVMLLIWVKSVLLALVTLFGWPAYGHQSSIAAAHCSLHASHSRLRRVFAVLFSVVCFLVPAVVIFAVYCAVYKVARSAALQQVPAVPTWANASPAKDRSDSINSQTTMITTTRTLPQRLSPERAFSGGKAALTLVFIVGQFLVCWLPYFIFHLQMSLTGSMQSPGDLEEAVTWLAYSSFAVNPFFYGLLNRQIREELVKFRRCCLTQPVEFGASSHEGSLQENFLQFIQRTSTTAETHSSCANSSRNTIDQGIKLPGQIPEGHA is encoded by the coding sequence ATGGCCGACAAGACTGGTCCCTTGATAGCCCCAGTGCCAAATCAATCGTTGCCAGATCTTACCACTGCCCTATGGAACCCCAATCCTACCGTGCCTGCCGATGTGAGTGTAGTCACAAGCTCCCAGTCACAGATCAAAGACCTTTTTGGGTTGTTTTGCATGGTGACCCTTAACCTCATTGCTTTGTTGGCCAACACTGGTGTGATGGTGGCCATTGCTCGTGCGCCTCACCTGAAAAGGTTTGCTTTTGTGTGTCATCTCTGTGCTGTGGACCTGCTGTGTGCCATCCTCCTCATGCCTTTGGGGATCATATCCAGCTCACCATTCTTTGGCACTGTGGTGTTTACAGTTCTGGAGTGTCAGGTTTACATTTTTCTCAATGTTTtcctcatctgtctgtccatcctcaCCATCACAGCCATAAGTGTGGAGCGTTATTTCTACATTGTACATCCAATGCGTTATGAAGTCAAGATGACCATCAACCTTGCTATTGGCGTAATGCTCTTAATCTGGGTTAAATCAGTCCTCTTGGCTTTGGTCACGCTGTTTGGGTGGCCAGCTTATGGACACCAAAGCTCCATTGCTGCAGCTCACTGTTCTCTCCATGCGAGCCACAGTCGTCTGAGAAGAGTATTTGCAGTGCTCTTCAGTGTGGTTTGTTTCCTGGTTCCCGCAGTGGTTATCTTTGCTGTTTACTGTGCTGTGTACAAGGTAGCTCGTTCTGCGGCCCTCCAGCAAGTCCCCGCTGTGCCAACATGGGCAAATGCGAGCCCTGCCAAGGATCGTTCTGACTCCATCAACAGCCAGACCACCATGATCACCACCACCCGCACTCTGCCCCAAAGACTATCTCCAGAGAGGGCTTTCAGTGGAGGCAAGGCTGCACTCACTTTAGTATTCATTGTGGGCCAGTTCTTGGTTTGTTGGTTGCCCTACTTTATCTTTCACCTGCAAATGTCTTTGACTGGCTCCATGCAGAGCCCTGGGGACTTAGAAGAGGCAGTCACCTGGCTCGCGTACTCCTCCTTTGCAGTTAATCCATTCTTCTACGGCCTGTTGAACAGACAGATCAGAGAGGAGCTTGTTAAGTTTCGACGCTGCTGCTTAACCCAGCCTGTGGAGTTTGGGGCATCCAGCCATGAGGGCTCCCTTCAGGAGAACTTCcttcagttcattcagagaACCAGCACCACAGCTGAAACCCACTCCAGTTGTGCCAACAGTTCCAGAAACACTATAGACCAGGGGATAAAGCTCCCTGGACAAATACCTGAGGGACATGCCTAA
- the parp3 gene encoding protein mono-ADP-ribosyltransferase PARP3 isoform X2 — protein sequence MAPKRRAASAAKAGGKKAKEEPETSKPKDAFTSAKEALLAAGPQVKGKRKVDEHCSLSGSGEVHEDYDCMLNQTNIGHNNNKFYVIQVIKANKKYYSWNRWGRVGEVGQSKLNPCNKVEDAIKDFEKKFKDKTKNNWSDRMNFVSHAGKYTLIEVDGEQDAEIKVLADIELAQTLKSETEKAQEEMIETVPHPLDQDYNSLNCQLTLMDKDAETFKTIEKYLTATKDEYQKTKILNVWEIDRGTEGERFRENDGLENRRLLWHGTNIAVVAAILKSGLRIMPHSGGRVGRGIYFASENSKSACYVRTSKNTGVMFLNEVALGKEYTITKDNCSLRKAPAGYDSVVARGTVEPDPSKDIFITLEGKKVSVPQGKPIPQPQYAGSSFSNSEYLIYKESQCRIRYLLELHMTY from the exons ATGGCACCAAAGAGACGGGCTGCTTCTGCTGCCAAGGCTGGTGGCaagaaggccaaggaggagcCTGAGACATCAAAGCCCAAGGATGCCTTCACCTCTGCAAAAGAGGCCCTTCTGGCTGCAGGGCCACAGGTAAAAGGCAAGAGGAAGGTGGATGAGCACTGCTCACTGTCGGGCTCTGGAGAG GTACATGAGGACTATGACTGCATGCTGAATCAGACAAACATTGGACATAACAATAATAAGTTTTATGTCATTCAAGTTATTAAAGCAAACAAGAAGTACTATTCATGGAACAGATGGGGTAGGGTG GGTGAAGTGGGACAATCCAAACTCAACCCTTGTAATAAAGTTGAGGATGCCATCAAGGACTTTGAGAAAAAGTTTAAGgataaaacaaagaacaactGGAGCGATCGGATGAATTTTGTGTCCCACGCTGGGAAGTACACCCTGATTGAGGTGGATGGAGAGCAGGATGCTGAGATTAAG gtgctggcTGACATTGAGCTTGCCCAGACTCTGAAGTCCGAGACAGAGAAGGCTCAGGAAGAGATGATAGAGACTGTTCCTCACCCTCTAGACCAAGACTACAATTCTCTCAATTGCCAGCTCACTCTAATGGACAAAGATGCAGAAACTTTCAAG acCATAGAGAAATACCTGACAGCAACTAAAGATGAgtatcagaaaacaaaaattctTAATGTCTGGGAAATCGATCGAGGGACAGAG GGAGAGCGCTTCAGGGAGAACGATGGTCTGGAGAACCGTCGTCTGCTGTGGCATGGTACAAACATAGCGGTGGTGGCAGCCATCCTGAAGAGTGGTCTGAGGATAATGCCCCATTCAGGAGGCCGTGTTGGTCGTGGAATCTATTTTGCATCTGAAAACAGCAAGTCTGCATGTTACG TGCGCACTTCCAAAAATACCGGAGTGATGTTTCTGAATGAAGTAGCCCTCGGCAAAGAATATACTATCACCAAAGACAACTGCTCCTTGAGGAAGGCTCCTGCAGGTTATGATAGTGTAGTGGCACGAGGAACAGTGGAACCAG ATCCCTCTAAGGACATCTTCATCACTCTGGAGGGCAAGAAGGTTTCTGTGCCTCAGGGTAAGCCCATACCTCAGCCCCAGTACGCAGGGAGCAGCTTCAGCAACAGCGAATATCTCATCTACAAAGAGAGTCAGTGTCGCATTCGCTACCTGTTGGAGCTGCACATGACGTACTAA